The Reichenbachiella carrageenanivorans region CACAACAATGTCGGCTGTGCGGTAATCCTTCAATCCAGAAAAGGTAATGGGTACGTAGGCTAAGCCAGATTTCAAATCGATCGAAGCCGTAGACCCGTTTTCTACCTCTATGACCAACGGATACTGGCGTGAGACTTTCCCTTGATCGACAGTCACTTTTACCTGATTTTGCACAGCTTCTCTAAAGACTGGACGCCATGTATCTGCATTTCCGTCACCTTGTAAAAACTTAGAAAAAGCTTCGTTAGGGCCGTAGTAGCTATTGGCCTCTTGTGGCAATATGACAATGACCAAGGTGGCTTCGATATAGTCTCCTGGGTAAAGCACGTCAACTTCTTGAGACAAGGCTAGTTCGGTGAGTGAACCTTGTACACCCCTAGATGTAGAGGCATACTCCGAAAAATGTGGAGCTACTTTTTCCCCTTTAGCCTTGGCATCCCATGATCTCACTATCAGTCCCTTATTGGCCCAAGCAGCCCATTCTTTAGGGCTGGTATTCACTGCTTGGTGCATGCTCACCCACGGGATATTACCCTCCAGTTTCACTCCAGATTTGGCATAAGTACCGTTGCCCCATGTGGCTTCCCATTCTTCAACCAACCCATTTTCATTGCCGATAGCAAATTGTTTTTCTTTGGAGTAGCTATAGGTGTCAGTACCCAATTGCATCACCACCAATTTGTCAAACTTCAAGGTGTCTTTTACTTGAAATTTGACCTTGTATACACCTCGCAAGTAATCGTCTGTTCGGAAGATCTGACTGGTAAGCTGGTAGTCGCCTGCCCCATCAGGGGTCTGGCCTGAATAGATGACCTCTGTGAGATTGGGGCAATTTCTAAGGTGAACAGTCTTGATTGCACGCATGGCCTGGCGCTTTCCGTCTTTGGAAAAAATACGCATAAAATCTGCTCCTCCAACATTTGGCGTCCAGCTCCACTTTACTGGTCTCGCTATTTCTGGATTTTGTGAGGCAATCATCAAAGGACGTACGTCTGTAATCATCGAACTGGCCTGTCCGCCATCAGGTTCGTAGCAGATGTTTTCACCAAAAGCTCCGATCGCACTCTCTTCCCATAGTTGCTTATTTCCACGGCCGCCTTTCTCCCAACCTACGAGAGATAGCTGCGCATGTGATGCTGCAGGCAATGTCCCCCAAAAAGCCTTGACCACAACCAGCTCCAGTTCCAATTCTGAATGAGCTGGAATCTGCAATTGTGTATATCCACGCACCCAAGGGCCGCTAAATTTTCTTTCGCTTTGGTGCCAATTCTTAGATATTTGTACGGGTAGTCCAGTTGGATTTCCTGCCTTGTCTCGAATGATCATAGAAATGCCTGGCAAACCTCGTACCTGTGTCTTTTTGCTAAATACCAATTGTGCCAGTTGCGACTCGTTCCCTTCGTTTTTGATTTTGAATGTTACAGTTTCGATACCTTCTATATCTGCATCACTAATCATTTCCACATGAGTCGCTCCTGTGAGTTCGTCGCTAAATACCTCTAGTTTTTTGGAAAGCTTTGCATCTTTGGCCTCGATAGACCAATGCTTCTTGCTAGTGAAGTTTGCCGTCTGAATGACCAACGAAGCCTCTTTATTAGACCCTTGAACCTGTAGACTCTTTTTCCATTTCAAATCACCTACTGTTCGCGCTTCCCAAATCAAGTTAGACTTAGTATCTAATGCCTGCAAAGACTTTTGGGTCGACACATAAGTTTGGTCAGCCTGATTTGGGAGAAATTCTATACCCAACACTGCTTCTTCTTCATCGAAACCTACAGACTCCAACTTGAAAGCCAACCGGTCTGGCCACGAGCTCACCTCTAGTGCCAATTTCATTAATGGTGCTTCCATGGGAAGTTTTATGTCGGTGATGTATCGTCTTTGATAATATTTACCACTTTCTATGAGTTCACAATTCCTCAGATCTGATGGCCCCATGATTACATCGTATCGCTTGCCCTTATACTCGACATAGAACTTGATTAGGTCTTGAGCTGGAAAAGGGGCTATGTACGAACTAGCTGCCGTCAGGTGTGACTCGGAGTTAGTACGAGTTTGAAACTGCGTGAGGCGTAGTTTTTTAAAATCAAACGCGGCAAAATGATTGTTTGTTTCCAGATGAAACTCGCTTGATTCAAACAATGGCGAAGGATAATACATGAATGTATAATCTTTCGTTCCTTCCCACAGCTCGGTGGGCAACTGCGCCTTTGCTAATCCCGAGACTAGCAAAGCAAACGCACAAACCATCAAATATCTTCCCTTCTTCATTCTTTTTATTTCGATCACAAAATCATCACTACTGTAGAAAGGGACCTCTCAGATTGTCGATATAGTATACCATACCTGTGGCATCTAAATCTGTGTCTGGTTGTCCGAAAAACATATACACTCTTTTATAATCTGTCTGAGGTACTACATTTGAGAAATCGATTTCATATTCCACCCATTTCCCATAGTTGGCAATATCTACATCTACAAACAGACTGACTTGGCCTGCACCTAAGCCATTCTCATTTCTTAGAATAATTGTGAATCGGTTGTTCGTCACTATTTTGCCTGGATCCTCTACTAAAGCCCAAAACTTAAAATCACCGTAATTGTCTATGTCGATGAGATCTGGCAGTAAAAAGTTCATGAACGAAAATGTCCCCTCTGCTTTCACAAATTTCCCCACAGTAGCATTTGTATTGATTCCTGTCACATTTGGATTGCTCACCACTGTATGCGTACCTACCGACACGACATCCAAGGTGGCCAAATTACTCACGGCTACATATTCATAATAGGTCTCTGTAAACTTCACGACCACTTCGATTGTGTCGATAAATCCTCCATTCTCCGAAGTCACCGTTACGATGGCTGTTCCCTCGCCTACGGCTGTGATCAACCCTGATGCTGAGACGGAAACTACTGAATTATCGTCTACCGACCAGTTCACGTTCTGATTAGACGCATCTACTGGCATCAGTTCGGCACTGAGCTGTAAGGATTCGCCTACGGCTCTAAATTCCACATTTGTCTGATCGGGCATTATCTTAACACCCGTCACCAATATAGGAGCTGAAACATCAACATTCATTGAATTGGATGTGAACGAACCATTAGATACTGAGATGGTAGTGACTCCGATAGCTTCCGCCTTAACCACGCCATGTTCGTCTATGGTCACCACATTTTCATTGGCCGAAGTCCATACCCAAGTCGTGTCATTCGCATTATCGGGTGTATAGCTGATCTCAACACTAGTCTCATTTCCTTCTTTTAGGTATAAAGTGGAAGGAGATATAATCAGAGAAGTGAGTTTGACCAGCGGATGTACAGTCACACTTGCAGATGCTGTGATGTCGTCATTGTTGTAGTTTTTCACTGTAGCCACAATCTGAGTCTCCCCTACGGACACTCCTGTGATCGTACCATCTTCAGCTACAGTAGCTATCGATGGGTCTTCCGAACTCCATGCGACCAAACCTAAGCTATCTACCGCTGCGGGTAGTGTGTTTGCGGCTATTTTTCCTTGTTTGCCACTTGCTATATCGATCACTTGGGGGCTTACCGAGATGCTCTCTACATAGATGTCTTGATCGGTGACCACTACATAGGAGGAGTCTATCCAGTCCAGATGGACTGATTTGGCATAAACAACGGCTAGCCCGTTTTTCTTAGCGATTACTTTTCCGTCAGCCCCTAGCTCTACAAACTCCTTTGAGGATTCTGACAGAGACCATTCAACCTCTTCGCTGATGCCATTTGGCAAGCTATATGCTTCGAATTGTATGGTGTCATCTACAGCCATAGTCACGGGTGTTTGCCATGGGCTGATGCTAATAGATCGATCGTCCGATTGAACAGACTCGTCTGTGTAGCACCCATTGAAGATCACCATACAGAACACTAGGCCAAGGGTAGTTTTAATCATGTTTTTCATATCATTTGTATTAGTGTTGAGCTCACATTTCTACTGGATTCAGTATCACTTTCGATAACTTGATCCATCCCGTTTCATCTTTGTCATTCAAAGAAATACTCACAGTATGTTTGCCAGATTCATCAAATTTTATCACCCCTATTTTTCTGGTTTTAAAAACGGTCATTCTTCTGGTTTCATCCTGACCCACTACTCGGTCTATATTTCCACTGAAGGTTGGTACAAAGTGATAATTAACATCATCGATTGATAAACGTCCTTCTTGCAAGTCAGATGACTGATCGCAGGCATAATTGATTTCTATAGTATATAGTCCTGGCTTCGGCACTTGAATCGTCCATTGTGCCTGACTTCCTTTTTCTTTCCAGTTGGTCAGGGTGGCTACGGAGTGCCAATCACCAAAAATCTCCATCCAACGCTCCTCGCCCTGTTCTGCCCCAGAAACGACTGCTTCATGTGGGTACAAAATATTCGATACCCCAGAAGATAGCATTTTGTCTTTCTGGAAAGTGAGTCCGTCGTTTTCGTGTTCCAGCACAATCACAGAAGCAATGGCTTCGTGTTTGGCTATGGGTACCATCAAACAAGAGGCTCTGGTCAATTGCTTAAATTCTACAGGTTCATCGTTATCGAGAAAATAAGCCTTGCTGACTCCTCCAGTGATCGAAGGCAACCAAACGCGACCATCGTCTGGCCATTCTTTGATGAAAATATAGGTTTTGTCCTTGGATCGAGTAGCTCCAAGCCCACTCTGACCACCTATGTCTACTGGCACAGTTTGATAAATGGCTTCTTCATGGTTTTTGATCCAATCGCCTGCATTTCTCAGAATCTCTGACGACATCTCAGGAACGGTACCCTGACCAGTAGGGCCTATATTGAACATATAGTTTCCTCCTTTGGTGATGACGTTGATCAATCTATGGACGATCTCTTCGGGGGTCTTCCAGTTGATATCCAATTTGCTATACGCCCAGGTGTTGTTGTGGGTATCTGGTGTCTCCCAGAGACCACCCAAAGGCTTATTTGGAATCTGATTGTCACCCATTGAGACAAAGTCACCCAACCCTTGTCCTATTCGGCTGTTGATAAGGCAATTGGGCTGGTATTTTTCTACCATATCCTTGATCTGAAGAACCTGAGATTCTTTAATTGGTCCTGGCGTATCGAAAAATATACAACCAATTTCACCATAGTTAGTTAGCAGCTCCTTGATTTGCGGTAGCGCCTTCTTTTTCAAATATTTATCGAAATCAGCCTCTTCCCAATTATAGTCCCAAGTATTTCCGTATCCATTTTTCTCTGTCCAATCCTGCGTTTGCGAATAATAGAACCCAAATTTCAACCCTTTGGCACGAGCCGCTTCGGCTAGTTCTTTCACGATGTCCCTTTTGAATGGCGTTGCATCCATCACGTCGAAATCGCTCGCTTTAGTATCGAAGAGGGCAAATCCGTCGTGATGCTTGGCAGTGATCACCAAATATTTCATACCTGCATCTACTGCTAGCTGCGCTATTGCATCTGCGTCGAAATCGACAGGGTTGAATTGAGCAGACATTTTTTTATACTCAACTGTGGGAATTTGTGCTCGCTTCATGATCCACTCATTGATCCCAAAATAATGCTCGCCCTGCCACTCACCAGCCAAGTCAGAGTATAGTCCCCAATGTATAAACATAGCAAACTTGGCCTGTTGATACCATTTGTAATCTTTCTTGAGGTAGTTGGCTTCTTTCACATTTCTTTCTCCCCATAATTCATCCATGCCCTTCTCACTTTTATTCTGAGCCGTGGCCAAGCCTCCTGCCAATAGGAGTACAATTGTGATATATCTTTTCATTATCAGTTTCATATTAATTAGTATCCATCATTTTGAACCCAAGATTTATTCAGCGTCATTTCGTCTACGGGTATTGGCCATAGATGCTCATGCGCTGGGTAGGTCGTTACAGGAGCGTTGACCAGTATGTCGTTGATTACAGTAGCTCCGAGATAGTCTGGGTTATCTGAAGAACTGTAATAAACGTCACGAGTATTCGACTCTTCTAGGAGTCGGTTGGTTCGAATCAAATCAAACTTTCTTTTGCATTCGGCATGTAATTCCACCCTTCTTTCTTGCCAGACTACTTTCTTGAATCCTTCGTAATCCAAACCCAGAGGAAGATCTCCCAGGCCTGCTCTATTTCTTAACCTATTGATTTGTGCATAGGCTTGTGCCGTAGGCGCACCATTGACTTCGTTGACTGCCTCAGCGTATATCAGCAAGGCATCGGCCACTCTGTACAAGACAATGTTGTTTTCTCCATCGTTGTCTATCACACCATCATTACCATTATAGATGGCTGGATCTGCCCATTTTCTAAATACTGGATTGGTATATCCTGTACTACCATCTGCCATGGTAGTTTTTGAGAGTAGTCCCCACTCTTTTCTTTCATCACCTGCTTCGAATGTTCTGAAAAAGTCAGGCGTTGGGATATAAAACCCACGTTTTCCTCCACTGAGTGGCGATGAGTTTACTTCTGGCGAATTTCCCCAAAACAAGTTCTGACGAGCCATCAACACTTCACTCACCAAATACAAACCTTCTCCTTCTGCACCAATCCCCATTCCGGCAAGGTTTCCAAACTCAACTAATGATTCTGAAGAAAAAGCTTCGAGCCATGGGCGAGCATAAGCTGGCTCAGTGCCAATAAAGGATGTGTGAATATCGAATCCATCAGGATTTTGAATGACTTCCCATGCCGCATCTTGTGCTAGCTCATAGTATTTGGCATCTCCTTGTACCATCTGTCCTTGGGAGGTTCTCCTCCACCCAGCTCTGGTCAGGTAGACTTCGGCCAGCACCACTTTGGCCGACCATTTAGTCATTCGGCCGATATCATCTCCTGTATAAGAACCAGGAAGAAGATCTGCGGCTTCGATCAAATCAGGAATAATCACTTGTTCATATACCTCTTCTACAGACTGTCTTTCGGCTACTTTGATAGCGGTAAGGCTATTGACAGACTCTAAAAAAATAGGCTGATCTCCCCACATACGAACCAAATGGTAGTAATAAAGTGCTCGCATAAACAAGGCTTCTCCAATGATTGGAGCTTTCTCCTCTTCTGATATCTCAGTTATAGCACTAATCAAATCGATCGCATTATTGGCATCGGCTACTCCTTGCCACAGGGGTCCCCATACACCTGTATACATAAACTGCTCGGTAGCAGTCAAAGTGTGAGTCACATAGGGAGCCACCACAGTAGAATATAATTCTTGAGGAGCCATATTGTCGGTGCCAATTTCCCAAAGCGGCATCCATCGCGCATAAAGTTTGGTCCCTTCCGTCCAATTTTCATATGCTGCAAATACTAGTTTTTCGGCTCCTTCTACTGTGTGTGGAATATCGTCTACTGTAAGTAAATTTTTAGGGTTTTCCTCAAGAAAATCCTGACATCCTACCGAAATGGCTAAACACAAAAGCAGTGTAATTTTTGAAAATACTTTCATAATTGATTTCTTTAAAAATTGAGGTTAAGTCCAAAAGTGTATGTGCGTGGCAGTGGATAAACACCGTAATCATGCCCCATAGACAAGGCGTTTGAACCAGTAAGCGACACGTCAGGATTGTACCCCTTATAACTAGTCCAAGTATATACATCGCTCATCGACACGTACACTCGGCCACTTGTAGCCCCGTTTTTCGTTCGAAATTTGTATCCCAAAGAGATGTTTTTCAATCGTATATAAGATGCATCTTCGATCACACGATCACTGAAAGGCATATTGTTGAAATTGTTTTGTACGAAAGGCAAAGGTTGTGTGTCGCTCGGCGATTCTGGTGTCCAGCGAGCATCGTACAAACTTTGTGGTGTGCCTGTATTGCCTTCTAGGAAGGACAGCCTCCAATAGGTCAAAT contains the following coding sequences:
- a CDS encoding Ig-like domain-containing protein, producing the protein MKNMIKTTLGLVFCMVIFNGCYTDESVQSDDRSISISPWQTPVTMAVDDTIQFEAYSLPNGISEEVEWSLSESSKEFVELGADGKVIAKKNGLAVVYAKSVHLDWIDSSYVVVTDQDIYVESISVSPQVIDIASGKQGKIAANTLPAAVDSLGLVAWSSEDPSIATVAEDGTITGVSVGETQIVATVKNYNNDDITASASVTVHPLVKLTSLIISPSTLYLKEGNETSVEISYTPDNANDTTWVWTSANENVVTIDEHGVVKAEAIGVTTISVSNGSFTSNSMNVDVSAPILVTGVKIMPDQTNVEFRAVGESLQLSAELMPVDASNQNVNWSVDDNSVVSVSASGLITAVGEGTAIVTVTSENGGFIDTIEVVVKFTETYYEYVAVSNLATLDVVSVGTHTVVSNPNVTGINTNATVGKFVKAEGTFSFMNFLLPDLIDIDNYGDFKFWALVEDPGKIVTNNRFTIILRNENGLGAGQVSLFVDVDIANYGKWVEYEIDFSNVVPQTDYKRVYMFFGQPDTDLDATGMVYYIDNLRGPFLQ
- a CDS encoding alpha-L-fucosidase — its product is MKRYITIVLLLAGGLATAQNKSEKGMDELWGERNVKEANYLKKDYKWYQQAKFAMFIHWGLYSDLAGEWQGEHYFGINEWIMKRAQIPTVEYKKMSAQFNPVDFDADAIAQLAVDAGMKYLVITAKHHDGFALFDTKASDFDVMDATPFKRDIVKELAEAARAKGLKFGFYYSQTQDWTEKNGYGNTWDYNWEEADFDKYLKKKALPQIKELLTNYGEIGCIFFDTPGPIKESQVLQIKDMVEKYQPNCLINSRIGQGLGDFVSMGDNQIPNKPLGGLWETPDTHNNTWAYSKLDINWKTPEEIVHRLINVITKGGNYMFNIGPTGQGTVPEMSSEILRNAGDWIKNHEEAIYQTVPVDIGGQSGLGATRSKDKTYIFIKEWPDDGRVWLPSITGGVSKAYFLDNDEPVEFKQLTRASCLMVPIAKHEAIASVIVLEHENDGLTFQKDKMLSSGVSNILYPHEAVVSGAEQGEERWMEIFGDWHSVATLTNWKEKGSQAQWTIQVPKPGLYTIEINYACDQSSDLQEGRLSIDDVNYHFVPTFSGNIDRVVGQDETRRMTVFKTRKIGVIKFDESGKHTVSISLNDKDETGWIKLSKVILNPVEM
- a CDS encoding RagB/SusD family nutrient uptake outer membrane protein — translated: MKVFSKITLLLCLAISVGCQDFLEENPKNLLTVDDIPHTVEGAEKLVFAAYENWTEGTKLYARWMPLWEIGTDNMAPQELYSTVVAPYVTHTLTATEQFMYTGVWGPLWQGVADANNAIDLISAITEISEEEKAPIIGEALFMRALYYYHLVRMWGDQPIFLESVNSLTAIKVAERQSVEEVYEQVIIPDLIEAADLLPGSYTGDDIGRMTKWSAKVVLAEVYLTRAGWRRTSQGQMVQGDAKYYELAQDAAWEVIQNPDGFDIHTSFIGTEPAYARPWLEAFSSESLVEFGNLAGMGIGAEGEGLYLVSEVLMARQNLFWGNSPEVNSSPLSGGKRGFYIPTPDFFRTFEAGDERKEWGLLSKTTMADGSTGYTNPVFRKWADPAIYNGNDGVIDNDGENNIVLYRVADALLIYAEAVNEVNGAPTAQAYAQINRLRNRAGLGDLPLGLDYEGFKKVVWQERRVELHAECKRKFDLIRTNRLLEESNTRDVYYSSSDNPDYLGATVINDILVNAPVTTYPAHEHLWPIPVDEMTLNKSWVQNDGY